A genome region from Clupea harengus chromosome 7, Ch_v2.0.2, whole genome shotgun sequence includes the following:
- the LOC116221019 gene encoding cathepsin K-like yields MILCGLVLLVSGSVLVHATHNPALDTAWEDWKSTHQKGYFGLGEEAIRRTIWEKNMQLIEAHNQEYELGILTYELGMNHLGDMTTEEVVATMTGFRPDMEEEINSTFVPDSKAAPSSIDYRAKGYVTPVKNQGSCGSCWAFSAVGALEGQLRKKGKKLVDLSPQNLVDCVGQDTGCNGGWMTYAFDYVRRKGIATEKVYPYTGRNERCRHDSSMNGASCRRYRNIKKEDEKMLELALSQIGPISVAINIQSSFHFYKKGIYNDRRCNPKRLTHAVVAVGYTPGYWIVKNSWGTDWGAKGYIYMKKDRNICGIANMASYPVM; encoded by the exons ATGATCCTTTGTGGATTGGTGCTGTTGGTGTCTGGGTCTGTTTTGGTCCACGCCACACACAACCCAGCTCTGGACACAGCATGGGAGGACTGGAAATCAACCCACCAGAAAGGGTACTTTGGTTTG GGTGAGGAGGCCATCCGCAGGACCATCTGGGAGAAGAACATGCAGCTGATTGAGGCCCACAACCAGGAGTATGAACTGGGGATCCTCACGTACGAGCTGGGCATGAACCACCTGGGGGACATG ACAACAGAAGAGGTTGTGGCGACGATGACTGGTTTCAGACCTGATATGGAAGAGGAGATCAACTCAACCTTTGTTCCTGACTCCAAAGCGGCACCTTCCTCCATTGACTATCGTGCCAAAGGCTATGTCACCCCAGTCAAGAACCAG GGCTCCTGTGGCTCCTGTTGGGCCTTTAGTGCTGTTGGAGCTCTGGAGGGTCAGCTgaggaaaaaagggaagaaactGGTGGATCTGAGTCCCCAGAACCTAGTGGACTGTGTGGGGCAGGACACAGGCTGCAATGGTGGCTGGATGACCTACGCATTTGACTACGTCCGCAGGAAGGGCATAGCCACTGAGAAAGTGTATCCCTACACAGGCAGG AATGAAAGATGTCGACACGATTCTTCTATGAATGGAGCTTCATGCCGACGTTATCGGAACATTaagaaagaggatgagaagaTGTTGGAGTTGGCACTGTCTCAGATTGGCCCTATTTCTGTAGCCATTAATATACAGTCATCCTTCCATTTCTACAAGAAAG GTATATACAATGACCGGCGCTGCAACCCTAAACGTCTGACCcatgctgttgttgctgtgggCTATACCCCTGGATACTGGATTGTGAAGAACAG CTGGGGCACGGATTGGGGAGCCAAGGGTTACATCTACATGAAGAAGGACAGAAATATATGTGGAATCGCCAACATGGCCAGCTATCCAGTCATGTGA